From a region of the Molothrus ater isolate BHLD 08-10-18 breed brown headed cowbird chromosome 27, BPBGC_Mater_1.1, whole genome shotgun sequence genome:
- the TMEM101 gene encoding transmembrane protein 101 yields the protein MAAGRGWRRRALRLLTAGGGVLLTRFPFWHCFSGLLLCAERADLRRKPDIPVPYLYVDMGVAVLCASFMSFGVKRRWFALGAALQLAVATYAAHVGGHVHYGDWLKVRMYSRTIAIIGGFLILASGAGELYRQKPRSRSLQSTGQVFLGIYLICQAYSLQHSTEDRLAYLDHLLGGELALQLLFLLYGLLALAFLSGYYVRTAAQVLAVLLPLAILLIDGNLGYWHALRRVEFWNQMKLIGQNVGIFGAVVILATDG from the exons ATGGCGGCGGGCCGCGGGTGGAGGCGGCGGGCGCTGCGCCTGCTGACGGCGGGCGGCGGCGTCCTGCTCACCCGCTTCCCCTTCTGGCACTGCTTCAGCGGGCTCCTGCTGTGCGCCGAGCGCGCCGACCTGCGCCG GAAGCCGGACATCCCAGTGCCCTACTTGTACGTGGACATGGGCGTGGCCGTGCTCTGTGCCAGCTTCATGTCCTTCGGGGTCAAGCGGCGCTGGTTCGCCCTGGGGGCcgccctgcagctggcagtggCCACCTATGCTGCCCACGTCGGGGGGCACGTGCACTACGGAGACTGGCTCAAG GTGAGGATGTACTCGCGCACCATCGCCATCATCGGCGGGTTCCTGATCCTGGCCAGCGGGGCTGGGGAGCTGTACCGGCAGAAACCCCGCAGCCGCTCCCTGCAGTCCACGGGCCAGGTGTTCCTGGGCATCTACCTCATCTGCCAG GCCtactccctgcagcacagcaccgAGGACCGCCTGGCCTACCTGGACCATCTGCTGGGGGGCgagctggccctgcagctgctcttcctgctctatgggctgctggccctggcctTCCTCTCGGGGTACTACGTGAGGACAGCGGCCCAGGTGCTGGCcgtgctgctgcccctggccaTCCTGCTCATCGACGGCAACCTGGGCTACTGGCACGCGCTGCGCCGCGTCGAGTTCTGGAACCAGATGAAGCTCATCGGCCAGAACGTCGGCATCTTCGGGGCCGTGGTCATCCTGGCCACCGATGGATGA